The DNA region GAAGTCATTTCTTACTACGCATGTGCAGCAGGGCATTGTCATGTTGAAAAACGAGTTTgttttagcaacaacaacaacaacaacaaaaaataaaaatagataaataaaaaataaataaataatatataaaacatattaaaataataatatatattgctacaatattattttcaaattttttttgctTGACAATAGCGGAACTGAAAATTCCAACTTGTGGAATTAAAAATTTAACTATTGAAAGGAAATCACGGTTAGCTTTTGAACTCGTCATCAATCATGAGCAATGAGAAAtagatatattttaaatacaacgGATTTCCACATCATCTCATATGGGTTACTCTTTTAAAATGGCTAACCTGCACCGTTTAGTTAAACTGTTTTAAACTGATCCCGAATATCAGATCATTTATTTAGTGACTTAGTTCGTTTATTATGTTAATCTTATAGCCACTGCACACCTGGCTATTTTTTGGAAGATAAAAAAGAAAGACATTGACTTGAGCTTTTTAAATGCATGAGGTCTGACATCTAAATTTTTTTGCGCAATATACAAATGCATTTTCAGTTACCATTTTTGATAGGCTACTACAGCAGTAATGCAGTAAGCTAATGTAAAAAATCGGTGTCCCGAAACATTGTAACACTACTTTACCTAATTTAAAACTaaagatttatatttttttataaaaaataatcaattgtATTGTGTTATCAATTGATTTACCTATTCGTATCTTGTGTAAAAAATGACTagttttaagtaatatttatttttaattaaaataaaattgcccCTGGGTTCCGCTATTTGTTTGCGTTTTTATTTGATTGGACGGTTGGCTGTTTAGTTAGTCAGCCAGTCAGTTAGTTAAGTAGTTAGGCTACCTATTAGTTATTTGTGGAAAAATATGTGAAACTTATGTGAAATATGTGCTTGTCAGCGAAGACTAGGCTGGAGGGAATTCACTTAAAAAGAAActtcatttttggcaaaaaccTGTATGACATTCCCAAGGCAGACTCTATTGATGGGAAAGTGTGGAAAATCAGGCAGATAGGGTCCTGGGACAGGAGGCGTTCCTCTGATTCTCCTCGCTCTGCTCTTTCAAGGGAGCATCTGTGAGAATTCTGCTTCTCTTTGAGACCATCTATATGTTATCAAGCTTAAACTTGTAGAGTTTTGCTTGTAGCACGACAGTCTGTATTCTACACACGGCCAGCGATTCCTAAAGTGTTTAGGCAGTTTTAGAAAATGTTGCTGTGGTTTAAAGAATCTTGACATTTTAATTCAGTAAAGGTGATTCCTTTTCATTATTGGCAGAAAATTGCCGCGTTGTGAAGACACGGAAAAGATTTCCACGGTGCTGCCTGTCCCACATGGCGTGAAACCTGAAGAGAATGGGATGAATAGTCACAGCTAATTCCTTCACAGCTTGACTAGTTATTTGTAACATTTTCCACTTTACGGTTTTTTACTGAACTCTTTGCATTTTCACCCCACACGACGAGGTTTCAAGCCAGCGCCAGTTTAATTTTATCTAAGTATTAATACATGTAATAACAATTAAGTTTACAAGTCAGCAaagaaaattatataattaaaaatagttGTATAAAGTATTGATAGCATAATCTATTATATTTTAAGTTCTGAAAATCTCTAATTAGTGACAAAActagtttgttttgtgttgtctacttttatgtattaattttcaTAGCGTATAAGAGTTTATAAAGTTTGTAAAAGATAGCAGGACCAATATTATTTTTGAGCTCCTTTTTGAGAATAAAAACAGACAAGAGAGCAACCTGAAGCTGATTGGATGTCCAGCAGAAAGTATGGATGCTCTTTTTTGAGCACCAATAATGTGAGCAGTGCATTGACATGCTAATGGAGCTTTCCTTAAAAAGGAAAGAACTAGGGTGAATTCCTTCACTCAACTCAAGGAAGTCTGATAGTCCTTATTCATCTGGATTTTTTAAACACACTGAGCATTTAAGGACAATGGCTGCAGCATCCAACAGTGCGGCGACGGCAAAACCCCAAAACGTTAAAAAGGTGATTAggtgatttatttgtttgcttgttttcagCATGTGCTTATTGTGTTTGAAATTAATAGAAAATTATTTTATCTTCCAGGTTTCAAAACCACTGATGGAGAAAAAAAGAAGGGCgcgtataaataaatgtttgaatcaATTAAAGAGCCTTCTGGAAAGCGCCTGTTCTAACAATGTAAGAAATGTTTATGGATTTTATAAAGTGATAttgatataaaaatacaaaaattctaACACCACATCTCTATCTCAAAATCTAACTTGTGTGTTTTTATACCTATTCAGATCCGCAAGCGAAAACTGGAAAAGGCTGACATTCTGGAGCTCACTGTGAAACATCTGAGGCATCTGCAAAATACGAAAAGAGGTTTgtgattattttagattttatttatattaataatcaatgtgtttaattaggttaatttaaTGAAATACTGGATTAATGattagaaatgtaaacaataactaGGCCTAAATATGAACTAAAGATCGATTTCTCTAAATGCAGGACTGTCCAAAGCTTGTGACTCTGCTGAATATCACGCTGGTTACAGAAGTTGTCTCAACACTGTAAGTCATTATCTACGAGCGTCGGACACAGACAGAGATTCCCGCTCCATCATGCTGACAAATCTTACGAGCGGTCTTAACCACAATAGAGTTCCTGATTTCAGTACCGTGGAGAGCGATCCCGCATTGATCTTTACACTACCAAGTACACTTCGACGACCACACAAAGTTCCCATTAGAACAGACGTCTCTTATTCCAGCTTTCAACAAACTGCAGAGAGAAAAGTTTGCTTAATGCCCAagaggactgagattggtgataGCGACAGAATGTCATTGGACGCAGCTCTTAGGAGCCAGGAATCCAAAAAGGCAGAAACCACACACTTCAGACCTAAAGATTTAAAGGTCATTGAGTGCTGCATTTTCAAACAGAATTATTGGCGACCTTGGTAGGCTAATGACTGCCCCTGATCTCATTGTTTTAACACTTAGACGTAAAAAAAAGACCTCTATTTTGCTTCTCATGCACtgtgtatttagatttttttttcaagaatgatgacgaatgtatattttattaata from Danio rerio strain Tuebingen ecotype United States chromosome 8, GRCz12tu, whole genome shotgun sequence includes:
- the her3 gene encoding hairy-related 3, producing the protein MAAASNSAATAKPQNVKKVSKPLMEKKRRARINKCLNQLKSLLESACSNNIRKRKLEKADILELTVKHLRHLQNTKRGLSKACDSAEYHAGYRSCLNTVSHYLRASDTDRDSRSIMLTNLTSGLNHNRVPDFSTVESDPALIFTLPSTLRRPHKVPIRTDVSYSSFQQTAERKVCLMPKRTEIGDSDRMSLDAALRSQESKKAETTHFRPKDLKVIECCIFKQNYWRPW